The following proteins are co-located in the Panthera tigris isolate Pti1 chromosome F2, P.tigris_Pti1_mat1.1, whole genome shotgun sequence genome:
- the LOC122234851 gene encoding sphingomyelin phosphodiesterase 5-like, whose product MQTLPDWPPASGAPRPSPFPHPGLHALHRLARALLFPAYWALDRLLGCCAPTARPSGLRRLKAAAEAGAALLLLLLVGLPLALLGLPLWLLLQTWRRPFCYQPPPQCWEPPAPWRPPAEPARCFSFLSANVCLLPDGLARFSNLKHSQRRAEAVGAALLAGLRPSRYGATGSSPPGPGAPCGVLTAEVPAGLEFVCLQEVFDLRSAHRLVSRLAPSLGPVLHDVGSCGLQPGPHLKLLGSGLLLASRYPLLRAAFRSFPHARREDALASKGLLSAQAQVGILDGRRVVGFLHCTHLHAPSEDGPLRCKQLTLLLDWIEQFEAESRESGEAVAFSVLLGDLNFDNCSSDHAQEQEHQLFSHFRDPCRLGTRRDQPWALGTILSTSTLRHSVACSPEMLRRALEQEEGRRRYLAGPLGGGRRAEPWRGRRLDYIMYRGAVGGPLSPEVEQVTFSTALAGLTDHLAVGLRLRVSVPS is encoded by the exons ATGCAGACCCTTCCGGACTGGCCCCCAGCGTCCGGTGCCCCACGGCCCTCTCCCTTCCCGCACCCGGGACTGCACGCCCTCCACCGCCTGGCTCGAGCCCTGCTCTTCCCGGCTTACTGGGCCCTGGACCGGCTGCTGGGCTGCTGCGCGCCGACCGCGCGCCCGAGCGGCCTGCGGCGGCTGAAAGCCGCTGCGGAAGCTGGGGccgcgctgctgctgctgctgctggtcggCCTGCCCCTGGCCCTGCTCGGGCTGCCGCTCTGGCTGCTCCTGCAGACCTGGCGCCGCCCCTTCTGCTACCAGCCCCCGCCGCAGTGCTGGGAGCCCCCGGCGCCCTGGCGCCCCCCGGCCGAGCCCGCGCGCTGCTTCAGCTTCCTCAGCGCCAACGTGTGCCTGCTCCCCGACGGGCTGGCGCGCTTCAGCAACTTGAAGCACAGCCAGCGGCGGGCCGAGGCTGTGGGCGCCGCGCTGCTCGCCGGCCTGCGGCCCTCGCGCTATGGGGCCACTGGCAGCAGTccgccggggccgggggcgcccTGCGGAGTGCTGACAGCCGAGGTGCCGGCAGGTCTGGAATTCGTGTGCCTGCAGGAGGTGTTCGACCTGCGCTCGGCGCACCGCCTCGTGAGCCGCCTAGCGCCCAGTCTGGGCCCGGTGCTGCACGACGTGGGCTCGTGTGGCCTGCAGCCCGGGCCGCACCTCAAGCTGCTCGGCAGCGGGCTGCTGCTGGCCTCGCGCTACCCGCTGCTGCGCGCCGCCTTCCGGTCCTTCCCCCACGCACGTCGCGAGGACGCGCTGGCCTCCAAGGGACTGCTTTCCGCACAG GCGCAGGTGGGCATCCTGGACGGGCGCCGCGTCGTGGGCTTCCTGCACTGCACGCACTTGCATGCGCCGAGTG AGGACGGGCCCTTGCGCTGTAAACAGCTGACGCTACTACTGGACTGGATCGAGCAGTTTGAAGCCGAGAGCCGCGAGAGTGGCGAGGCCGTGGCCTTCAGCGTGCTCCTGGGCGACCTAAACTTCGACAACTGCTCCTCAG ACCACGCGCAGGAGCAGGAGCACCAGCTCTTCAGCCACTTCCGGGACCCCTGCCGGCTGGGCACGCGCCGGGATCAGCCCTGGGCTCTGG gcACAATACTGAGCACCTCCACCCTCCGCCACTCGGTGGCCTGCTCCCCGGAGATGTTAAGGAG GGCCctggagcaggaggaagggcGCCGCCGCTACCTGGCGGGCCCTCTGGGCGGAGGCCGCCGGGCTGAGCCCTGGCGGGGCCGGCGCCTGGACTACATCATGTACCGGGGAGCGGTCGGAGGCCCGCTGAGCCCA GAGGTGGAACAGGTGACGTTCAGCACGGCCCTGGCGGGGCTCACAGACCACCTGGCCGTGGGACTTCGCCTCCGAGTTTCCGTGCCCTCCTGA
- the OPLAH gene encoding 5-oxoprolinase isoform X1 — MSPLSSYEGLRREIQRLAQENEELRRLVQLIQENQELKLVLQTRGRGLGFCGSGLLAEVATSPRLPRRRTIKFKDAERVLPGLPAEESVLDSSPVTMGSPEGRFHFAIDRGGTFTDVFAQCPGGQVRVLKLLSEDPANYADAPTEGIRRILEQEGGVLLPRDQPLDTSRIASIRMGTTVATNALLERRGERVALLVTRGFRDLLHVGTQAREDLFDLAVPMPEVLYEEVLEVDERVVLYRGEPGAGTPVKGRTGDLLEVQQPVDLGALRGKLEGLLSRGVRSLAVVLMHSYTWAQHEQQVGALARELGFTHVSLSSDTMPMVRIVPRGHTACADAYLTPTIQRYVQGFRRGFQGQLKDVQVLFMRSDGGLAPMESFSGSRAVLSGPAGGVVGYSATTYRVEGGQPVIGFDMGGTSTDVSRYAGEFEHVFEASTAGVTLQAPQLDINTVAAGGGSRLFFRSGLFVVGPESAGAHPGPACYRKGGPVTVTDANLVLGRLLPASFPCIFGPGEDQPLSSEASRKALEAVAAEVNSFLTNGPCPASPLSLEEVAMGFVRVANEAMCRPIRALTQARGHDPSAHVLACFGGAGGQHACAIARALGMDTVHIHRHSGLLSALGLALADVVHEAQEPCSLPYAPETFVQLDQRLSRLEEQCVDALRAQGFPRSQVSTEGFLHLRYQGTDCALMVSAHQHPATARSPRAGDFGAAFVERYMREFGFVIPERPVVVDDVRVRGTGRSGLRLEDVPRAQTGPPRIDKVTQCYFEGGYQETPVYLLGELAYGHKLQGPCLIIDSNSTILVEPGCQAEVTDTGDIRISVGAEVPSLVGAQLDPIHLSIFSHRFMSIAEQMGRILQRTAISTNIKERLDFSCALFGPDGGLVSNAPHIPVHLGAMQETVQFQIQHLGADLHPGDVLLSNHPSAGGSHLPDLTVITPVFWPGQTRPVFYVASRGHHADIGGITPGSMPPHSTTLQQEGAVFLSFKLVQGGVFQEEAVTEALQAPGKIPGCSGTRNLHDNLSDLRAQVAANQKGIQLVGELIGQYGLDVVQAYMGHIQANAELAVRDMLRAFGTSRQARGLPLEVSAEDHMDDGSPIRLRVQINLSQGSAVFDFSGTGPEVFGNLNAPRAITLSALIYCLRCLVGRDIPLNQGCLAPVRVVIPRGCILDPSPEAAVVGGNVLTSQRVVDVILGAFGACAASQGCMNNVTLGNAHMGYYETVAGGAGAGPGWHGRSGVHSHMTNTRITDPEILESRYPVILRRFELRQGSGGRGRFRGGDGVVRELLFREEALLSVLTERRAFRPYGLHGGEPGARGLNLLIRKDGRTVNLGGKTSVPVFPGDVFCLHTPGGGGYGDPEDPAPPPGSPPQPPAFSERGSVYEYRRAQEAV; from the exons ATGTCCCCCCTCAGCAGCTACGAGGGTCTGCGGCGGGAGATCCAGCGGCTGGCCCAGGAGAATGAAGAGTTGCGACGGCTTGTGCAGCTCATCCAGGAGAACCAGGAGCTGAAGCTGGTGCTCCAGACCCGGGGCAGAGGCCTGGGCTTCTGTGGCTCCGGGCTCCTGGCCGAGGTGGCCACCAGCCCCCGGCTGCCCCGGCGCAGAACCATCAAGTTCAAGGATGCCGAAAGAG ttctcccaggactGCCGGCTGAAGAGTCAGTGCTGGACTCCAGCCCTGTCACCATGGGCAGCCCCGAGGGGCGTTTCCATTTCGCCATCGACCGTGGAGGCACCTTCACAGATGTCTTTGCCCAGTGCCCCGGGGGGCAAGTGAGGGTCTTGAAGCTGCTCTCAGAGGACCCCGCCAACTATGCAGACGCCCCTACTGAGGGCATCCGCCGCATCCTGGAGCAG GAAGGAGGCGTGCTGTTGCCGCGGGACCAGCCGCTGGACACCAGCCGCATTGCCAGCATCCGCATGGGCACCACGGTGGCCACCAACGCGTTGCTGGAGCGGCGGGGGGAGCGGGTGGCGCTGCTGGTGACACGTGGCTTCCGAGACCTGCTGCACGTGGGCACCCAGGCCCGAGAGGACCTCTTTGACCTG gcTGTGCCCATGCCTGAGGTGCTGTACGAAGAGGTGCTGGAGGTGGACGAGCGTGTGGTGCTGTATCGCGGGGAGCCAGGTGCAGGGACACCTGTCAAAG GCCGCACGGGGGACCTGCTGGAGGTGCAGCAGCCTGTGGACCTTGGGGCTCTGCGTGGGAAGCTGGAGGGACTCCTGTCCCGAGGCGTCCGCAGCCTGGCCGTGGTGCTCATGCACTCCTACAC GTGGGCCCAGCATGAGCAGCAGGTGGGCGCACTGGCCCGGGAGCTGGGCTTCACCCACGTGTCACTGTCCTCGGACACCATGCCCATGGTGCGCATCGTGCCTCGGGGGCACACGGCCTGTGCCGACGCCTACCTTACCCCCACCATCCAGCGTTACGTGCAGGGTTTCCGCCGTGGCTTCCAGGGCCAGCTCAAG GACGTGCAGGTGCTGTTCATGCGCTCCGATGGTGGCCTGGCGCCCATGGAGTCCTTCAGCGGCTCCCGGGCTGTGCTCTCTGGCCCTGCTGGGGGTGTGGTTGGCTACTCAGCCACCACCTACCGGGTGGAAGGCGGCCAGCCCGTCATCGGCTTTGACATGGGAG gcaCATCCACCGACGTGAGCCGCTACGCTGGGGAGTTTGAGCATGTCTTTGAGGCCAGCACGGCTGGTGTCACCCTCCAGGCCCCTCAGCTGGACATCAACACAGTGGCAGCTGGTGGGGGCTCCCGCCTCTTCTTCAG GTCCGGCCTCTTTGTGGTGGGCCCTGAGTCTGCAGGAGCCCATCCTGGCCCCGCCTGCTACCGCAAAG GGGGCCCCGTGACAGTGACGGATGCTAATCTGGTTCTGGGTCGCCTactgcctgcctccttcccctgcaTTTTCGGGCCGGGAGAGGACCAGCCACTGTCCTCTGAGGCCTCCCGAAAGGCCCTGGAGGCTGTGGCCGCTGAGGTCAACAGCTTCCTGACCAACGGGCCTTGCCCGGCCTCCCCGCTGAGCCTGGAGGAGGTAGCCATGGGGTTCGTGCGTGTGGCCAACGAGGCCATGTGCCGGCCCATCCGCGCACTCACGCAG GCAAGAGGCCACGACCCCTCGGCCCACGTGCTGGCTTGCTTTGGGGGAGCCGGCGGGCAGCACGCGTGCGCCATCGCCCGGGCCCTGGGCATGGACACTGTGCACATTCACAG GCACAGCGGGCTGCTGTCAGCGCTGGGGCTGGCCCTGGCGGACGTGGTGCACGAGGCACAGGAGCCGTGTTCCTTGCCCTACGCGCCTGAGACCTTTGTGCAGCTGGACCAGAGGCTGAGCCGCCTGGAGGAGCAGTGTGTGGACGCCCTGCGGGCCCAGGGCTTTCCCAG GTCCCAGGTCAGCACCGAGGGCTTCCTGCATCTGCGCTACCAGGGCACAGACTGCGCCCTCATGGTGTCTGCCCACCAGCACCCGGCCACTGCCCGCTCGCCCCGTGCTGGCGACTTTGGGGCCGCCTTTGTGGAGAG GTACATGAGAGAGTTTGGCTTCGTCATCCCTGAGCGGCCGGTGGTGGTGGACGACGTGCGTGTGAGGGGCACTGGTCGCAGCGGCCTTCGCCTCGAGGATGTTCCCAGAGCTCAGACCGGGCCTCCCCGCATAGACAAG GTGACCCAGTGCTACTTTGAGGGGGGCTACCAGGAGACCCCTGTGTACCTGCTGGGAGAGCTGGCCTATGGGCACAAGCTTCAGGGGCCCTGCCTCATCATCGACAGCAACAG CACCATCCTGGTGGAGCCAGGCTGCCAGGCAGAGGTGACTGATACCGGGGACATCCGCATCTCTGTGGGGGCTGAAGTCCCGAGCCTGGTGGGCGCCCAGCTTGAccccatccacctgtccatcttCTCTCACCGCTTCATGAGCATTGCTG AGCAGATGGGCCGCATCCTGCAGCGCACAGCCATCTCCACCAACATCAAGGAGCGTCTGGACTTCTCCTGTGCCCTCTTCGGGCCCGATGGGGGGCTGGTATCCAACGCCCCCCACATCCCCGTGCACCTGGGCGCCATGCAGGAGACCGTACAGTTCCAG ATCCAGCACCTGGGGGCCGACCTCCACCCTGGTGACGTGCTGCTGAGCAACCACCCGAGCGCTGGGGGCAGCCACCTGCCAGACCTGACCGTCATCACCCCG GTGTTTTGGCCGGGTCAGACTCGGCCTGTGTTCTACGTGGCAAGCCGTGGGCACCATGCGGACATTGGGGGCATCACGCCAGGCTCCATGCCTCCCCACTCCACCACACTGCAGCAGGAGGGCGccgtctttctgtctttcaaactCGTCCAGGGAGGAGTCTTCCAAGAGGAGG CGGTAACTGAGGCCCTGCAGGCCCCAGGCAAGATTCCCGGCTGCAGCGGCACGAGGAACTTGCACGACAACCTGTCAGACCTCCGCGCCCAGGTGGCCGCCAACCAGAAGGGCATCCAGCTGGTGGGAGAGCTCATCGGGCAGTACGGCCTGGATGTGGTGCAGGCCTACATGGGCCACATTCAG GCGAACGCGGAGCTGGCTGTGCGAGATATGCTGCGGGCCTTCGGAACCTCCCGGCAGGCCCGAGGCCTGCCCCTGGAGGTGTCAGCAGAGGACCACATGGACGATGGTTCCCCCATCCGGCTCCGCGTGCAGATCAACCTGAGTCAG GGCAGCGCAGTGTTTGACTTCAGCGGCACGGGGCCTGAGGTGTTCGGCAACCTCAACGCTCCGCGGGCCATCACGCTGTCCGCCCTCATCTACTGCCTGCGGTGCCTGGTGGGCCGCGACATCCCGCTCAACCAG GGCTGCCTGGCGCCAGTGCGCGTCGTGATTCCCAGAGGCTGCATTCTGGATCCGTCCCCCGAAGCGGCCGTGGTGGGTGGCAACGTGCTCACGTCGCAGCGCGTGGTGGACGTCATCCTGGGGGCCTTTGGGGCCTGCGCCGCCTCCCAG GGCTGCATGAACAACGTGACCCTGGGCAACGCCCACATGGGCTACTACGAGACGGtggcgggcggcgcgggcgcggGCCCCGGCTGGCACGGGCGCAGCGGCGTGCACAGCCACATGACCAACACGCGCATCACCGACCCCGAGATCCTGGAGAGCAG GTACCCAGTCATCCTGCGCCGCTTCGAGCTGAGGCAGGGGTCCGGGGGCCGCGGGCGCTTCCGAGGCGGCGACGGCGTCGTCCGCGAGCTGCTCTTCCGCGAGGAGGCGCTGCTGTCCGTGCTGACCGAGCGTCGCGCCTTCCGGCCATACGGCCTCCACG GGGGCGAGCCCGGAGCCCGGGGCCTAAACCTGCTGATTCGCAAGGACGGCCGGACGGTGAATCTGGGCGGAAAGACGTCGGTGCCCGTGTTCCCCGGG GACGTGTTCTGCCTCCACACACCAGGCGGGGGCGGCTACGGGGACCCGGAGGACCCCGCCCCACCGCCGGGGTCGCCCCCGCAGCCCCCAGCCTTCTCTGAGCGCGGCAGCGTCTACGAGTACCGCAGAGCCCAGGAGGCGGTGTGA
- the OPLAH gene encoding 5-oxoprolinase isoform X2, translating into MGSPEGRFHFAIDRGGTFTDVFAQCPGGQVRVLKLLSEDPANYADAPTEGIRRILEQEGGVLLPRDQPLDTSRIASIRMGTTVATNALLERRGERVALLVTRGFRDLLHVGTQAREDLFDLAVPMPEVLYEEVLEVDERVVLYRGEPGAGTPVKGRTGDLLEVQQPVDLGALRGKLEGLLSRGVRSLAVVLMHSYTWAQHEQQVGALARELGFTHVSLSSDTMPMVRIVPRGHTACADAYLTPTIQRYVQGFRRGFQGQLKDVQVLFMRSDGGLAPMESFSGSRAVLSGPAGGVVGYSATTYRVEGGQPVIGFDMGGTSTDVSRYAGEFEHVFEASTAGVTLQAPQLDINTVAAGGGSRLFFRSGLFVVGPESAGAHPGPACYRKGGPVTVTDANLVLGRLLPASFPCIFGPGEDQPLSSEASRKALEAVAAEVNSFLTNGPCPASPLSLEEVAMGFVRVANEAMCRPIRALTQARGHDPSAHVLACFGGAGGQHACAIARALGMDTVHIHRHSGLLSALGLALADVVHEAQEPCSLPYAPETFVQLDQRLSRLEEQCVDALRAQGFPRSQVSTEGFLHLRYQGTDCALMVSAHQHPATARSPRAGDFGAAFVERYMREFGFVIPERPVVVDDVRVRGTGRSGLRLEDVPRAQTGPPRIDKVTQCYFEGGYQETPVYLLGELAYGHKLQGPCLIIDSNSTILVEPGCQAEVTDTGDIRISVGAEVPSLVGAQLDPIHLSIFSHRFMSIAEQMGRILQRTAISTNIKERLDFSCALFGPDGGLVSNAPHIPVHLGAMQETVQFQIQHLGADLHPGDVLLSNHPSAGGSHLPDLTVITPVFWPGQTRPVFYVASRGHHADIGGITPGSMPPHSTTLQQEGAVFLSFKLVQGGVFQEEAVTEALQAPGKIPGCSGTRNLHDNLSDLRAQVAANQKGIQLVGELIGQYGLDVVQAYMGHIQANAELAVRDMLRAFGTSRQARGLPLEVSAEDHMDDGSPIRLRVQINLSQGSAVFDFSGTGPEVFGNLNAPRAITLSALIYCLRCLVGRDIPLNQGCLAPVRVVIPRGCILDPSPEAAVVGGNVLTSQRVVDVILGAFGACAASQGCMNNVTLGNAHMGYYETVAGGAGAGPGWHGRSGVHSHMTNTRITDPEILESRYPVILRRFELRQGSGGRGRFRGGDGVVRELLFREEALLSVLTERRAFRPYGLHGGEPGARGLNLLIRKDGRTVNLGGKTSVPVFPGDVFCLHTPGGGGYGDPEDPAPPPGSPPQPPAFSERGSVYEYRRAQEAV; encoded by the exons ATGGGCAGCCCCGAGGGGCGTTTCCATTTCGCCATCGACCGTGGAGGCACCTTCACAGATGTCTTTGCCCAGTGCCCCGGGGGGCAAGTGAGGGTCTTGAAGCTGCTCTCAGAGGACCCCGCCAACTATGCAGACGCCCCTACTGAGGGCATCCGCCGCATCCTGGAGCAG GAAGGAGGCGTGCTGTTGCCGCGGGACCAGCCGCTGGACACCAGCCGCATTGCCAGCATCCGCATGGGCACCACGGTGGCCACCAACGCGTTGCTGGAGCGGCGGGGGGAGCGGGTGGCGCTGCTGGTGACACGTGGCTTCCGAGACCTGCTGCACGTGGGCACCCAGGCCCGAGAGGACCTCTTTGACCTG gcTGTGCCCATGCCTGAGGTGCTGTACGAAGAGGTGCTGGAGGTGGACGAGCGTGTGGTGCTGTATCGCGGGGAGCCAGGTGCAGGGACACCTGTCAAAG GCCGCACGGGGGACCTGCTGGAGGTGCAGCAGCCTGTGGACCTTGGGGCTCTGCGTGGGAAGCTGGAGGGACTCCTGTCCCGAGGCGTCCGCAGCCTGGCCGTGGTGCTCATGCACTCCTACAC GTGGGCCCAGCATGAGCAGCAGGTGGGCGCACTGGCCCGGGAGCTGGGCTTCACCCACGTGTCACTGTCCTCGGACACCATGCCCATGGTGCGCATCGTGCCTCGGGGGCACACGGCCTGTGCCGACGCCTACCTTACCCCCACCATCCAGCGTTACGTGCAGGGTTTCCGCCGTGGCTTCCAGGGCCAGCTCAAG GACGTGCAGGTGCTGTTCATGCGCTCCGATGGTGGCCTGGCGCCCATGGAGTCCTTCAGCGGCTCCCGGGCTGTGCTCTCTGGCCCTGCTGGGGGTGTGGTTGGCTACTCAGCCACCACCTACCGGGTGGAAGGCGGCCAGCCCGTCATCGGCTTTGACATGGGAG gcaCATCCACCGACGTGAGCCGCTACGCTGGGGAGTTTGAGCATGTCTTTGAGGCCAGCACGGCTGGTGTCACCCTCCAGGCCCCTCAGCTGGACATCAACACAGTGGCAGCTGGTGGGGGCTCCCGCCTCTTCTTCAG GTCCGGCCTCTTTGTGGTGGGCCCTGAGTCTGCAGGAGCCCATCCTGGCCCCGCCTGCTACCGCAAAG GGGGCCCCGTGACAGTGACGGATGCTAATCTGGTTCTGGGTCGCCTactgcctgcctccttcccctgcaTTTTCGGGCCGGGAGAGGACCAGCCACTGTCCTCTGAGGCCTCCCGAAAGGCCCTGGAGGCTGTGGCCGCTGAGGTCAACAGCTTCCTGACCAACGGGCCTTGCCCGGCCTCCCCGCTGAGCCTGGAGGAGGTAGCCATGGGGTTCGTGCGTGTGGCCAACGAGGCCATGTGCCGGCCCATCCGCGCACTCACGCAG GCAAGAGGCCACGACCCCTCGGCCCACGTGCTGGCTTGCTTTGGGGGAGCCGGCGGGCAGCACGCGTGCGCCATCGCCCGGGCCCTGGGCATGGACACTGTGCACATTCACAG GCACAGCGGGCTGCTGTCAGCGCTGGGGCTGGCCCTGGCGGACGTGGTGCACGAGGCACAGGAGCCGTGTTCCTTGCCCTACGCGCCTGAGACCTTTGTGCAGCTGGACCAGAGGCTGAGCCGCCTGGAGGAGCAGTGTGTGGACGCCCTGCGGGCCCAGGGCTTTCCCAG GTCCCAGGTCAGCACCGAGGGCTTCCTGCATCTGCGCTACCAGGGCACAGACTGCGCCCTCATGGTGTCTGCCCACCAGCACCCGGCCACTGCCCGCTCGCCCCGTGCTGGCGACTTTGGGGCCGCCTTTGTGGAGAG GTACATGAGAGAGTTTGGCTTCGTCATCCCTGAGCGGCCGGTGGTGGTGGACGACGTGCGTGTGAGGGGCACTGGTCGCAGCGGCCTTCGCCTCGAGGATGTTCCCAGAGCTCAGACCGGGCCTCCCCGCATAGACAAG GTGACCCAGTGCTACTTTGAGGGGGGCTACCAGGAGACCCCTGTGTACCTGCTGGGAGAGCTGGCCTATGGGCACAAGCTTCAGGGGCCCTGCCTCATCATCGACAGCAACAG CACCATCCTGGTGGAGCCAGGCTGCCAGGCAGAGGTGACTGATACCGGGGACATCCGCATCTCTGTGGGGGCTGAAGTCCCGAGCCTGGTGGGCGCCCAGCTTGAccccatccacctgtccatcttCTCTCACCGCTTCATGAGCATTGCTG AGCAGATGGGCCGCATCCTGCAGCGCACAGCCATCTCCACCAACATCAAGGAGCGTCTGGACTTCTCCTGTGCCCTCTTCGGGCCCGATGGGGGGCTGGTATCCAACGCCCCCCACATCCCCGTGCACCTGGGCGCCATGCAGGAGACCGTACAGTTCCAG ATCCAGCACCTGGGGGCCGACCTCCACCCTGGTGACGTGCTGCTGAGCAACCACCCGAGCGCTGGGGGCAGCCACCTGCCAGACCTGACCGTCATCACCCCG GTGTTTTGGCCGGGTCAGACTCGGCCTGTGTTCTACGTGGCAAGCCGTGGGCACCATGCGGACATTGGGGGCATCACGCCAGGCTCCATGCCTCCCCACTCCACCACACTGCAGCAGGAGGGCGccgtctttctgtctttcaaactCGTCCAGGGAGGAGTCTTCCAAGAGGAGG CGGTAACTGAGGCCCTGCAGGCCCCAGGCAAGATTCCCGGCTGCAGCGGCACGAGGAACTTGCACGACAACCTGTCAGACCTCCGCGCCCAGGTGGCCGCCAACCAGAAGGGCATCCAGCTGGTGGGAGAGCTCATCGGGCAGTACGGCCTGGATGTGGTGCAGGCCTACATGGGCCACATTCAG GCGAACGCGGAGCTGGCTGTGCGAGATATGCTGCGGGCCTTCGGAACCTCCCGGCAGGCCCGAGGCCTGCCCCTGGAGGTGTCAGCAGAGGACCACATGGACGATGGTTCCCCCATCCGGCTCCGCGTGCAGATCAACCTGAGTCAG GGCAGCGCAGTGTTTGACTTCAGCGGCACGGGGCCTGAGGTGTTCGGCAACCTCAACGCTCCGCGGGCCATCACGCTGTCCGCCCTCATCTACTGCCTGCGGTGCCTGGTGGGCCGCGACATCCCGCTCAACCAG GGCTGCCTGGCGCCAGTGCGCGTCGTGATTCCCAGAGGCTGCATTCTGGATCCGTCCCCCGAAGCGGCCGTGGTGGGTGGCAACGTGCTCACGTCGCAGCGCGTGGTGGACGTCATCCTGGGGGCCTTTGGGGCCTGCGCCGCCTCCCAG GGCTGCATGAACAACGTGACCCTGGGCAACGCCCACATGGGCTACTACGAGACGGtggcgggcggcgcgggcgcggGCCCCGGCTGGCACGGGCGCAGCGGCGTGCACAGCCACATGACCAACACGCGCATCACCGACCCCGAGATCCTGGAGAGCAG GTACCCAGTCATCCTGCGCCGCTTCGAGCTGAGGCAGGGGTCCGGGGGCCGCGGGCGCTTCCGAGGCGGCGACGGCGTCGTCCGCGAGCTGCTCTTCCGCGAGGAGGCGCTGCTGTCCGTGCTGACCGAGCGTCGCGCCTTCCGGCCATACGGCCTCCACG GGGGCGAGCCCGGAGCCCGGGGCCTAAACCTGCTGATTCGCAAGGACGGCCGGACGGTGAATCTGGGCGGAAAGACGTCGGTGCCCGTGTTCCCCGGG GACGTGTTCTGCCTCCACACACCAGGCGGGGGCGGCTACGGGGACCCGGAGGACCCCGCCCCACCGCCGGGGTCGCCCCCGCAGCCCCCAGCCTTCTCTGAGCGCGGCAGCGTCTACGAGTACCGCAGAGCCCAGGAGGCGGTGTGA